In a genomic window of Gloeocapsopsis dulcis:
- the urtA gene encoding urea ABC transporter substrate-binding protein, producing MIKKFNRRKFLVYGSATFGTSILLKACANNQTTTTTSATNASSPAATGASGGGDTIRVGILHSLSGTMAISEQSVVDAEQLAIEEINNAGGVLGRRIEAIVEDGASNWDTFREKATKLIDQDRVVAVFGCWTSASRKNVLPVFEQKDHMLWYPVQYEGQECSRNIFYTGAAPNQQIEPSVDWLLQNKGTDFFLVGSDYVFPRTANTIIKAQVAEKGGRVLGEDYLPLGNTEVTPIITKIRQALPNGGVIYNTLNGDSNVAFFKQLQGAGLNADRYPSMSVSIAEEEVRAIGADYLKGHYAAWNYFQTVETPENQRFVQAFRQKYGQDRVTNDPMEAAYIAVYLWKQAVEKAGTAEDLAKVRAAAYGQTLDAPEGTVTMQPNHHISKVVRIGQVRDDGMFEIINSTNSAVEPIPWNQFVKETKGYACDWSDPNKGGRFKAA from the coding sequence ATGATAAAAAAGTTTAATAGACGTAAATTTCTCGTATATGGCTCTGCAACTTTTGGTACAAGCATATTGCTGAAAGCTTGTGCTAATAACCAAACAACGACTACTACCAGTGCCACAAATGCTTCATCACCAGCAGCTACTGGCGCTAGTGGTGGCGGAGACACTATCAGAGTAGGTATTTTACACTCGCTGAGTGGCACCATGGCAATTAGCGAGCAAAGTGTTGTTGATGCCGAACAGTTGGCAATCGAAGAAATCAATAATGCTGGCGGTGTTTTAGGTAGAAGAATTGAAGCGATCGTGGAAGATGGTGCTTCAAACTGGGATACTTTTAGAGAAAAAGCAACAAAATTAATTGACCAAGATCGTGTTGTTGCTGTGTTTGGGTGTTGGACTTCTGCAAGTCGTAAGAATGTCTTACCTGTTTTTGAACAAAAAGATCATATGCTCTGGTATCCAGTGCAATATGAAGGGCAAGAATGTTCTCGCAATATCTTTTACACAGGTGCAGCGCCTAACCAGCAAATTGAGCCATCTGTAGATTGGTTACTGCAAAATAAAGGCACTGATTTCTTTTTAGTAGGTTCTGACTACGTTTTTCCGCGCACTGCAAATACAATTATTAAGGCGCAAGTTGCAGAAAAAGGCGGTAGAGTTCTCGGAGAAGATTATTTACCTTTAGGTAATACCGAAGTTACACCAATTATCACCAAAATTAGACAAGCTTTACCTAACGGCGGTGTCATTTACAACACTTTGAATGGCGATAGCAATGTAGCATTCTTTAAACAGCTACAAGGTGCAGGATTAAACGCAGATCGCTATCCTTCCATGTCAGTCAGTATTGCAGAAGAAGAAGTTCGCGCTATTGGTGCTGATTACCTCAAAGGTCATTACGCCGCGTGGAATTATTTCCAAACAGTGGAAACTCCAGAAAATCAAAGATTTGTCCAAGCTTTTAGACAAAAGTACGGACAAGATCGCGTGACGAACGATCCGATGGAAGCTGCTTACATTGCAGTTTACTTGTGGAAGCAGGCTGTCGAAAAAGCAGGAACAGCAGAAGACTTAGCAAAAGTACGTGCAGCTGCTTACGGGCAAACTCTAGACGCCCCAGAAGGCACAGTAACAATGCAACCGAACCATCATATTTCTAAAGTTGTCCGGATTGGTCAAGTTAGAGACGATGGCATGTTTGAAATTATTAATTCTACTAATTCAGCTGTCGAACCTATTCCTTGGAATCAATTCGTGAAAGAAACCAAGGGTTATGCCTGTGATTGGTCTGATCCTAACAAAGGTGGCAGATTCAAAGCTGCTTAG
- the urtB gene encoding urea ABC transporter permease subunit UrtB → MLIGLFDGLFNGISIGAVLLIAALGLAIVFGLMGVINLAHGELMMLGAYTTFVVQNAFRQFGEPFFEIYIFFALIAAFLVTAGVGLLLERGVIRYLYGRPLETLLATWGVSLILQQFVRSVNWVLVFGIAVFCLLFFGGLWLLNRRQNRDRVRKLFTVVLLPLALGIAIAAGRFLADTYQLAVTRPWFGAQNVDVSAPTWLRGGLPLGNFQLPYARLFIIALTIVCVAGLYYFLQRSPWGLRIRAVTQNRSMSSCLGIPTQKVDALTFALGSGLAGVAGCAISYLGSVGPNTGQNYIVDTFMVVVVGGVGKLVGTIVAALAIGTVNYLVGSGTLALLFTPIQPLADFFTFFATTSMAKVMVFALIIAFLQIRPGGIFPQKGRTVDA, encoded by the coding sequence GTGCTAATTGGATTATTTGACGGCTTATTTAATGGCATTAGTATTGGTGCTGTTTTATTAATTGCAGCGCTAGGGCTGGCGATTGTTTTTGGGCTGATGGGCGTGATCAATTTAGCACATGGTGAATTGATGATGCTGGGTGCTTACACGACGTTTGTCGTGCAAAATGCCTTTAGACAGTTTGGCGAACCTTTTTTTGAGATTTATATCTTTTTTGCTTTAATTGCTGCATTTCTTGTTACAGCAGGGGTAGGATTACTTCTCGAACGCGGGGTCATTCGTTATCTTTACGGACGCCCTTTAGAAACACTGCTAGCAACTTGGGGTGTTAGTTTGATTTTGCAGCAGTTTGTGCGTAGTGTGAATTGGGTTTTAGTTTTTGGTATAGCAGTCTTTTGTCTCCTATTCTTTGGTGGTTTGTGGCTTTTAAATCGCCGTCAAAATCGCGATCGCGTTCGTAAATTATTCACAGTAGTTCTATTACCTCTAGCGCTAGGAATTGCGATCGCCGCAGGTAGATTCTTAGCCGATACGTATCAGCTAGCTGTCACTAGACCTTGGTTTGGCGCACAAAACGTTGATGTATCTGCACCAACTTGGCTGCGTGGAGGTTTGCCCTTGGGGAACTTCCAATTACCCTATGCACGATTATTCATCATTGCGTTAACAATCGTCTGTGTTGCTGGACTGTACTATTTCTTACAGCGATCGCCCTGGGGATTACGCATCCGCGCTGTTACCCAAAATCGTAGTATGAGTTCTTGTTTAGGAATTCCTACTCAAAAAGTTGATGCACTCACATTTGCTTTGGGTTCAGGCTTAGCTGGTGTCGCTGGTTGTGCAATTAGTTATCTGGGTTCGGTAGGACCAAATACAGGGCAAAACTACATCGTCGATACCTTTATGGTTGTCGTTGTTGGTGGTGTCGGCAAGCTAGTAGGAACAATCGTTGCCGCCTTAGCAATTGGTACTGTTAACTATCTCGTCGGTTCAGGTACGTTAGCGCTACTGTTTACTCCCATTCAACCACTTGCTGATTTCTTTACCTTCTTTGCAACTACAAGTATGGCAAAGGTGATGGTATTTGCTTTAATTATTGCCTTTTTACAAATACGTCCTGGTGGCATATTCCCTCAGAAAGGGCGTACGGTTGATGCTTGA
- the urtC gene encoding urea ABC transporter permease subunit UrtC — MDVVSRIGVRGRRTFWIEAGIVLAIALFLIIVMPTVLSNFRLNLLGRFLSLAIVALGIDLIWGYTGLLSLGHGIFFALGGYAIAMHIKLEDADGGLPDFMSLYGGTELPWFWEPFYSFPFASFAVVTIPALLAGILGYLVFRNRIKGVYFSILTQAATIVFFNFFNGQQKLFNGTNGLTNFQTLLGTSVNTQSTQFIFYSLTIVLLVGAYALCRWLTNGRFGRLLMAIRDDESRVRFSGYNPTEFKVLVFAVSGALAGIAGAMYTLQSGSVSPRLMDVAFSIEMVIWVAIGGRGTLVGAILGALLVNYARSFLSEQFPEIWLFFQGALFLIVVTVLPDGIIGWLKTQGIQNLRRRKAFTYPSLEEDPEVQQERQEIEATSNE, encoded by the coding sequence GTGGATGTAGTTTCGCGAATTGGAGTTAGAGGACGGCGGACATTTTGGATAGAGGCAGGAATTGTCCTTGCGATCGCATTGTTTTTAATCATTGTGATGCCTACGGTATTGAGCAATTTTCGCCTTAACTTACTTGGGCGATTTTTGTCATTAGCAATTGTTGCTTTAGGCATTGATTTAATCTGGGGCTATACTGGCTTATTAAGCTTAGGACACGGCATCTTCTTTGCCTTAGGTGGCTATGCGATCGCCATGCATATCAAACTCGAAGATGCTGATGGTGGATTGCCAGACTTCATGAGTTTGTATGGCGGTACTGAATTACCCTGGTTCTGGGAACCTTTTTATTCTTTTCCCTTTGCATCTTTTGCTGTCGTTACTATTCCAGCGCTTCTTGCTGGAATCCTTGGGTATTTAGTCTTTCGTAATCGCATCAAAGGTGTCTATTTTTCTATCCTCACCCAAGCAGCAACAATTGTTTTTTTTAACTTCTTTAATGGACAGCAAAAATTATTTAACGGTACTAATGGTTTAACAAATTTCCAAACACTATTAGGAACATCAGTTAATACTCAATCTACACAATTTATCTTTTATAGTCTAACAATTGTACTACTCGTCGGTGCTTATGCCCTTTGTCGCTGGCTGACAAATGGACGCTTTGGACGCTTACTAATGGCAATTCGCGATGATGAAAGTCGCGTGCGGTTTTCGGGTTACAATCCCACAGAATTTAAAGTACTTGTTTTTGCTGTTTCTGGCGCATTAGCAGGTATTGCGGGAGCAATGTACACGCTACAAAGTGGTTCTGTTTCCCCCAGACTGATGGATGTTGCTTTTTCAATTGAAATGGTAATTTGGGTAGCAATTGGTGGCAGAGGAACACTTGTCGGAGCAATTTTAGGCGCACTGTTAGTTAACTATGCTCGTAGTTTTTTAAGCGAACAATTTCCTGAAATTTGGCTATTTTTCCAAGGTGCGCTCTTTTTAATTGTTGTCACAGTACTACCTGACGGAATCATCGGTTGGCTAAAAACTCAAGGAATTCAAAATCTAAGACGCCGCAAAGCCTTCACTTATCCTAGTTTAGAAGAAGATCCCGAAGTTCAACAAGAAAGACAAGAAATAGAAGCAACAAGCAACGAATAA
- the urtD gene encoding urea ABC transporter ATP-binding protein UrtD — protein MPEKILEIEDVTVSFDGFKALNNLNFNLDVGELRVIIGPNGAGKTTFLDVITGKTKPTKGRVFFKGRNLRSLSEHQIARLGIGRKFQTPRVYLNLTPRENLELTSNRQKNVWSTLVGKPKSAERNSIAGLLETIGLSSSANIPAGLLSHGEKQRLEIGMLVAQSPDLLLVDEPVAGLTDEETENIGDLLLALAESHSILVIEHDMEFVRQIARKVTVLHQGSVLCEGNIDQVQNDPKVIEVYLGQPMDDSNTAHSLELEASGSEL, from the coding sequence ATGCCAGAAAAAATCTTAGAAATTGAAGATGTCACAGTAAGTTTTGATGGTTTCAAAGCATTAAATAATCTTAATTTCAATTTAGATGTCGGCGAACTGCGAGTTATTATCGGTCCAAATGGAGCGGGAAAAACAACATTTTTAGACGTGATTACGGGTAAAACCAAACCAACAAAAGGAAGAGTTTTCTTCAAAGGACGTAACTTGCGATCGCTTAGCGAACATCAAATAGCCAGACTCGGAATCGGTCGTAAGTTTCAAACTCCGCGTGTTTACCTCAATTTAACACCAAGAGAAAATCTCGAACTGACTAGCAACCGCCAAAAAAATGTTTGGTCAACTTTAGTCGGTAAACCAAAAAGTGCTGAACGTAACTCGATAGCAGGTTTACTCGAAACGATTGGCTTAAGTTCCAGCGCCAATATTCCCGCAGGTTTACTCTCACATGGCGAAAAGCAGCGATTAGAAATTGGCATGTTAGTTGCACAATCTCCTGATTTACTCCTTGTAGATGAACCTGTTGCAGGGTTAACCGATGAAGAAACTGAAAACATTGGCGATTTGTTACTCGCTTTAGCCGAAAGTCATTCAATTTTGGTGATTGAACATGATATGGAATTCGTTCGCCAGATTGCGCGGAAAGTAACTGTTTTGCATCAAGGTTCAGTTCTGTGTGAAGGAAACATCGATCAAGTCCAAAACGATCCTAAAGTCATTGAAGTGTATTTAGGACAGCCAATGGATGACTCAAACACAGCACACTCACTCGAACTCGAAGCTTCAGGATCAGAATTGTAA
- the urtE gene encoding urea ABC transporter ATP-binding subunit UrtE encodes MSYTRDAIAPDVTAVSQNKTLQVSNLNVYYGESHILRNVDLSVPAGQMVCLIGRNGVGKTTLLKSIMGLICPRSGAIAFDGAVINSKTPDQRAKLGIGYVPQGREVIPRLTVKENLLLGLEARRHSRHSKEISAEIFELFPVLKPMLSRMGGDLSGGQQQQLAIARALMGQPRLLVLDEPTEGIQPSIILEIEASVRRIIATTGISVLLVEQHLHFVRQADRYYAMQKGGIVASGSTSELSQDVIQRFLAV; translated from the coding sequence ATGAGTTACACTCGTGATGCGATCGCCCCAGATGTCACCGCAGTTAGTCAAAACAAAACACTGCAAGTCTCTAATCTTAACGTTTACTACGGCGAAAGTCATATCCTCCGCAATGTCGATTTGAGTGTTCCTGCAGGACAAATGGTGTGTCTTATTGGACGCAATGGTGTCGGCAAAACGACACTGCTAAAATCTATTATGGGATTGATTTGTCCCCGTAGTGGTGCGATCGCATTTGATGGTGCGGTGATTAACTCAAAAACTCCCGATCAACGTGCTAAATTGGGAATTGGCTATGTTCCGCAAGGAAGAGAAGTTATTCCTCGCTTAACCGTAAAAGAAAATTTGCTCCTCGGGCTTGAAGCACGACGCCACAGCAGACATAGTAAAGAAATTTCCGCAGAAATCTTTGAACTCTTTCCCGTACTGAAACCAATGCTATCGCGGATGGGCGGCGATCTGAGTGGCGGACAACAACAACAACTAGCGATCGCCCGGGCTTTGATGGGACAACCACGATTACTTGTCTTAGACGAACCCACTGAAGGTATTCAACCGTCAATTATTTTAGAGATCGAAGCATCTGTGCGGCGAATCATTGCTACTACAGGAATTTCAGTTTTATTAGTTGAACAACATCTCCATTTCGTTCGACAAGCAGATCGTTACTATGCAATGCAAAAAGGCGGTATTGTTGCTTCCGGAAGTACGAGCGAATTAAGTCAAGATGTGATTCAAAGATTTTTGGCTGTTTAA
- a CDS encoding M16 family metallopeptidase: MTSTVLIPRLHAPTLHRLPNGLTVIAEQMPIEAVNLSLWVNVGSAVESDAINGMAHFLEHMVFKGTQHLCSGEFERLIEERGAVTNAATSQDYTHYYITTAPKDFAQLAPLQIDVVQNCMIPDDGFERERLVVLEEIRRSDDNPRRRTFQRAMQTAFDRLPYRRPVIGSAEVISQLTPQQMRDFHQAWYQPRSITAVAVGNLPVEELIEVVTDSVQTPTSHLKPQEYRPATICESPFTEIIRHEYVDESLQQARLIMVWRVPGLMQIEQTYALDVLTAILGHGRTSRLVRELREEKGLVSHISVSNMTQQLQGTFYISAALPVENIPIVEAAIAQHIQIIQTQPVQESEIARIRTQVANRFIFGNETPSDRASLYGYYHSMVGDLEPAFEYPTKIQRVDATDILTAAQQHLSANAYGVVILKPA; this comes from the coding sequence ATGACTTCCACTGTCTTGATCCCACGGTTACACGCTCCAACTTTGCATCGATTGCCTAACGGTCTAACAGTCATAGCAGAGCAAATGCCGATAGAAGCCGTTAATCTCAGCTTGTGGGTCAATGTTGGTTCTGCGGTAGAATCAGACGCAATTAACGGTATGGCTCATTTCTTAGAGCATATGGTATTTAAAGGCACGCAACACCTGTGTAGTGGTGAATTTGAGCGTCTGATTGAAGAACGGGGTGCAGTCACAAATGCGGCAACAAGTCAAGATTATACTCATTACTACATCACAACAGCACCAAAAGATTTTGCTCAGCTAGCACCACTGCAAATTGACGTCGTGCAAAATTGTATGATTCCTGATGACGGCTTTGAGCGCGAACGACTAGTTGTTCTTGAGGAAATTCGTCGTTCCGATGATAATCCCCGCCGTCGCACGTTTCAACGTGCTATGCAAACAGCATTTGATCGCTTACCATATCGTCGTCCTGTCATTGGTTCAGCGGAAGTTATTTCCCAGCTAACACCCCAGCAGATGCGTGATTTTCATCAGGCATGGTATCAACCACGCTCAATAACAGCTGTTGCAGTCGGTAATTTACCTGTAGAAGAACTTATTGAAGTGGTTACTGATAGTGTCCAAACGCCCACTTCACACCTCAAACCTCAAGAGTATCGCCCTGCAACTATTTGCGAGTCACCCTTTACAGAAATTATCCGCCATGAATATGTTGATGAAAGCTTGCAACAAGCACGCTTAATCATGGTATGGCGAGTTCCTGGTTTGATGCAGATCGAGCAAACTTATGCATTGGACGTTTTGACTGCAATTTTAGGTCATGGTCGGACTTCGCGGCTAGTACGAGAACTACGCGAAGAAAAAGGATTGGTTTCCCATATTTCTGTAAGTAATATGACACAACAACTCCAGGGAACCTTCTATATCTCTGCTGCATTACCTGTTGAAAATATCCCTATTGTGGAAGCAGCGATCGCCCAACATATCCAAATAATCCAAACGCAACCTGTACAAGAATCGGAAATTGCCCGCATCCGTACTCAAGTCGCAAATCGCTTTATTTTTGGCAACGAAACTCCTAGCGATCGCGCCAGCCTTTATGGCTACTATCACTCAATGGTTGGCGATTTAGAGCCTGCTTTTGAGTATCCAACTAAAATTCAAAGAGTAGATGCTACTGATATCCTTACTGCGGCGCAACAGCATCTATCGGCAAATGCTTACGGAGTTGTTATTCTCAAACCAGCATGA
- a CDS encoding fructosamine kinase family protein: MNWSEIAQNLNRVTGKSFTVNQTRSVSGGCINQGYAISSETDTYFVKLNHASQVAMFEAEALGLQQMLATDTIRVPQPICWGIAGNSCYLVLEWVDLGRGDNSTWEEMGRQLAKMHESPDLSIQGQAGFGWDMNNTIGSTPQINDWTADWAEFFAKHRLEYQFKLANRRGGNFPQQQALLAAVPDLLAHKPQPSLVHGDLWGGNAACTTTGEPVIFDPATYIGDREVDIAMTELFGGFPAAFYRGYNEVFPLEQSYEQRKTLYNLYHILNHYNLFGGSYSSQANRMIAQILGR, translated from the coding sequence ATGAATTGGTCAGAAATTGCCCAGAATCTCAATAGAGTAACGGGAAAGTCGTTTACTGTCAATCAAACTCGTTCAGTAAGTGGCGGTTGTATTAACCAGGGCTATGCTATCAGTAGCGAGACTGATACTTACTTTGTCAAGCTGAATCACGCTTCTCAAGTTGCCATGTTTGAGGCAGAAGCACTGGGATTGCAACAAATGCTGGCAACAGATACTATTCGAGTGCCTCAGCCAATTTGTTGGGGAATTGCAGGGAATTCATGTTATCTCGTTTTAGAGTGGGTTGATCTTGGTCGAGGCGACAACTCAACTTGGGAAGAAATGGGGCGACAACTAGCGAAGATGCATGAATCTCCAGATTTGTCAATACAGGGTCAAGCTGGCTTTGGTTGGGACATGAACAACACCATTGGTTCCACACCCCAAATCAACGATTGGACAGCAGACTGGGCAGAATTTTTTGCTAAACACCGCTTAGAATATCAATTTAAATTAGCTAATCGACGCGGCGGAAATTTCCCGCAGCAGCAAGCATTGTTAGCCGCTGTTCCAGATTTATTAGCACATAAACCGCAACCTTCCTTAGTCCACGGAGATTTATGGGGAGGTAACGCTGCATGTACAACGACAGGAGAACCAGTTATATTTGATCCCGCAACTTATATAGGCGATCGCGAAGTTGATATTGCCATGACAGAATTGTTTGGTGGTTTCCCTGCGGCTTTTTATCGTGGTTATAATGAGGTTTTTCCTTTAGAGCAAAGTTACGAACAACGTAAAACTTTATACAATCTCTATCACATCTTGAATCATTACAATCTCTTCGGTGGTAGCTACAGTTCACAAGCTAACCGCATGATTGCTCAAATTTTAGGTAGATAA
- a CDS encoding carbohydrate ABC transporter permease — MQKSVSIWGTIQHKLTPYLFLLPALLILGLTVFWPALQAFYLSFTRYEYDLTQPPQWVGWENFQRLWTDAVFWQTLGNTVLYLICVVPILAIAPLALAILVNQKLWGMHWFRAAYYTPVVISMVVAGIAWRWIYDGNGLLNQIIRQIGLSEKGIPWLTSPQWALFSVMAVTVWKGLGYYMVIYLAGLQAIPADLYEAAAIDGSDGIRKHWDITVPLMRPYLVLVAVISAISATKVFEEVYIMTQGGPRNSSKTIVYYLYEQAFRNLEMSYACTIGLVLFLGILGLSILNLKLTNQRF, encoded by the coding sequence ATGCAAAAATCAGTGTCGATATGGGGGACAATTCAACACAAGCTGACGCCATACTTGTTTTTGTTACCAGCTTTGCTCATTTTAGGCTTAACTGTATTTTGGCCCGCCCTCCAAGCCTTTTATCTCAGCTTCACGCGCTACGAATACGATCTGACACAACCACCACAATGGGTAGGTTGGGAAAACTTTCAGCGATTGTGGACTGATGCTGTCTTTTGGCAGACGTTAGGCAATACTGTACTTTATCTTATTTGTGTTGTACCGATTTTAGCGATCGCTCCCCTAGCACTCGCAATTTTAGTTAATCAAAAACTCTGGGGGATGCACTGGTTTAGGGCAGCATATTACACTCCTGTTGTCATTTCAATGGTAGTTGCCGGAATTGCCTGGCGATGGATTTATGACGGGAATGGTTTACTCAACCAGATCATTCGGCAAATTGGTTTATCAGAAAAAGGTATTCCTTGGTTAACAAGTCCTCAGTGGGCGCTATTTAGCGTCATGGCAGTCACTGTATGGAAAGGGCTAGGTTATTACATGGTAATTTATCTAGCTGGGTTGCAAGCGATTCCTGCAGACTTGTATGAAGCCGCTGCGATCGATGGTTCTGATGGTATTCGCAAACACTGGGATATCACAGTACCGTTAATGCGACCATATCTTGTTTTAGTCGCAGTTATTTCGGCAATTTCTGCAACAAAGGTGTTTGAAGAAGTTTATATTATGACGCAAGGTGGACCGCGCAATAGCTCAAAGACAATTGTTTATTATCTCTACGAGCAAGCCTTCCGTAACTTAGAAATGAGTTATGCTTGCACAATTGGATTAGTTCTATTTTTAGGAATTTTAGGTCTATCGATTTTAAATCTGAAGTTAACAAATCAGCGCTTCTAA
- a CDS encoding SAM-dependent methyltransferase: MIRSAHKKVEYGDFQTPLELAERVCQQLIKLGVIPDVIIEPTCGTGNFIEATSRLFQSAKKIIGGEVNQQYIQETRTKKQFIQDERIELQYADFFQFDWLSLINCLNGNILVLGNFPWVTNSQQGSIGGKNLPKKNNFQNSNGLDAITGKSNFDISEWMLIQVIRWLQGRDAYLAMLCKVSVSRKILSYIHTKNLNLAYCATYRIDTKKYFDATFDATVEACLLFCKFDSNSKNYFCNVFNSLESLEHHQIGYRNNLLIRDVDFFEKLSQFYSVDSKTKWRSGIKHDCSKIMEFRKIGNTFVNGIGEAVDLEETYLFPLLKGSDVA; the protein is encoded by the coding sequence ATGATTCGTAGTGCTCACAAAAAAGTAGAATATGGAGACTTCCAAACACCTCTAGAACTTGCAGAGAGAGTCTGTCAGCAGTTAATAAAGCTTGGCGTTATCCCCGATGTCATAATTGAACCTACATGCGGTACAGGTAATTTTATTGAGGCTACATCTCGTTTGTTTCAATCAGCAAAAAAGATTATTGGAGGTGAAGTCAACCAGCAGTACATACAGGAAACTAGAACAAAAAAGCAATTTATACAAGACGAGAGGATCGAGCTTCAATATGCAGATTTTTTTCAATTTGATTGGTTATCACTCATAAACTGCTTGAATGGAAATATTTTGGTACTTGGTAATTTCCCTTGGGTGACAAACTCACAACAAGGAAGTATTGGTGGTAAAAATTTACCTAAAAAAAATAATTTTCAAAATTCTAATGGTTTAGACGCAATCACGGGAAAGAGTAATTTTGATATCTCAGAATGGATGCTAATTCAGGTTATTCGATGGCTACAGGGGCGTGATGCTTATCTGGCAATGCTTTGTAAGGTATCTGTTTCAAGAAAAATACTGAGTTATATTCATACTAAAAATCTTAACCTTGCCTATTGTGCAACCTACAGAATAGATACAAAGAAATATTTTGATGCAACTTTTGATGCAACTGTTGAAGCATGTTTATTATTCTGCAAGTTTGATTCAAACTCAAAAAACTATTTTTGTAATGTATTTAATAGCCTTGAAAGTCTAGAGCACCATCAAATAGGATACCGAAATAATCTTCTCATTAGAGATGTAGATTTTTTTGAAAAATTGAGTCAATTTTACTCTGTGGATTCAAAAACAAAATGGCGATCTGGTATCAAACACGACTGCTCAAAGATAATGGAGTTTCGCAAGATTGGCAATACTTTTGTAAATGGAATAGGAGAAGCTGTTGACCTTGAAGAGACATATCTTTTTCCTTTACTAAAAGGCTCTGATGTTGCCTAA
- a CDS encoding restriction endonuclease, whose translation MTILTVETLCSEAAVFSSAESRHPEPLLYGITDGKAVRTYLEQKFRLYLKERYEFLEGNSASGIDFPGLFVDIKVTSIKQPQSSCPFKSARQKIFGLGYSLLIFVYDKADNSTNRTATLNILQTTYVSAKKTADFQMTRGIRSILENEGNKDDLIAFMLDRNLPVDDIEASNIADEILRNPPCQGFLTISNALQWRLHYGRVIERAGQEEGIIAVYRANS comes from the coding sequence ATGACAATTTTGACTGTAGAAACCCTCTGTTCAGAAGCCGCAGTTTTTTCATCTGCCGAGTCTCGACACCCTGAACCTTTGTTGTACGGTATTACTGATGGGAAAGCTGTCAGAACGTACTTGGAACAAAAATTTAGACTCTATCTCAAAGAACGTTATGAGTTTCTAGAAGGAAATTCTGCAAGCGGTATCGATTTTCCAGGGTTGTTTGTAGACATCAAGGTAACAAGCATTAAACAACCTCAATCATCGTGCCCTTTCAAATCTGCGCGACAAAAGATTTTTGGGCTTGGGTATTCTTTGCTTATTTTTGTTTACGATAAAGCAGATAACAGCACGAACCGAACCGCGACCTTAAATATTTTGCAGACAACTTACGTGAGTGCCAAAAAGACAGCAGATTTTCAGATGACTCGTGGAATTCGTAGCATCTTAGAAAATGAAGGTAATAAAGATGACTTGATTGCTTTTATGCTTGACCGAAATCTCCCAGTTGATGACATTGAGGCATCTAATATTGCAGATGAAATACTTAGAAATCCCCCCTGTCAAGGATTTTTGACTATTTCTAATGCTTTACAATGGCGGCTTCACTATGGAAGAGTTATTGAACGCGCTGGTCAAGAGGAAGGCATTATTGCTGTTTATAGAGCTAATTCATGA